The following are from one region of the Hemibagrus wyckioides isolate EC202008001 linkage group LG24, SWU_Hwy_1.0, whole genome shotgun sequence genome:
- the elp2 gene encoding elongator complex protein 2, translating into MAPPVMTTCHVACCANRTPHVLSWSRRDLIAFGSCNSVALYDPQEVRVVELLNKHSGRVNTVRWIYREDCGVETQLVSGGSDSNVILWEEQHGQFAASAVCSGHSGPVCAVDAVQLSSSDSLLVSTASDSTVKLWMYSSGKAECLQTLSFGSGFMMDVSIALLPGSRVPILACGGDDSKIHLFVQISGQFQKVLTLQGHEDWVRGVEWAAKDGELLLASCSQDCLIRVWRLVVKCDTPSDEPAEGIIRMKEDVFEVKGKMYAVSLETVLAGHENWVYGIHWQPSFRKGGTVEQPLSLLSASMDKTMILWGPEEASGVWVEQVRVGEVGGNTLGFLGCQMGPDGSKILAHAFHGALHLWQRDPDQQSEWSPAVVVSGHFNAVQDLSWDPEGEFLLSVGSDQTTRVFAPWRRKDRSQVTWHEISRPQIHGYDMQCLAMIGRFQFVSGADEKVLRVFKAPRNFVENFANIVGTSLEKLLASHDAEDLAEGASTPALGLSNKAVYQGDLTIRSTPEEREDFNNVSDQYKEFYFQPLCLTEPPPEDHLLQNTLWPEVQKLYGHGFEMFCLASDAARTVVASACKASKAEHAAILLWSVSTWKQLQALPCHSLTVTQMAFSPDSRLLLAVSRDRTWSLWRRDDCGPDASEPRFSLYTHTSKDSAVHTRIIWSCDWSLDNKYFVTASRDKKVIMWGHRGSGDPVGMNDSAVVPCSSVLDVGDSATAVAICPFLLSDQSYLIAVGLESGQIVLYKWRPVDDLSSGSDWSRCDESDVSQSHTLVVKRLRWRPRVCQQDQSDGLDKNQQHTSVQLASAGADHIIKIFNINTLTL; encoded by the exons ATGGCGCCCCCCGTAATGACAACATGCCATGTAGCGTGTTGTGCAAACCGGACCCCACACGTTCTCTCCTGGAGCCGCAGGGATTTAATCGCCTTTGGATCGTGTAATTCAGTCGCTCTCTATGATCCACAG GAGGTGAGAGTGGTGGAGCTGCTGAATAAGCACAGTGGCAGGGTGAACACAGTGCGCTGGATTTACAGGGAGGATTGCG GTGTGGAGACACAGCTGGTTTCAGGAGGCTCTGACAGTAATGTTATCTTGTGGGAGGAGCAGCATGGTCag TTTGCTGCGTCcgcagtgtgttcaggacacTCGGGTCCTGTGTGTGCTGTGGACGCCGTACAGCTGTCTTCCTCTGACTCGCTGCTCGTCTCTACAGCATCAGACTCCACCGTTAAACTCTGGATGTACAGCAGCGGGAAAG CTGAATGCCTCCAGACGTTATCTTTTGGGAGCGGCTTCATGATGGATGTCTCCATAGCGCTGTTGCCAGGCAGCAGAG TGCCCATCCTAGCGTGTGGAGGGGACGACAGCAAAATCCATCTGTTTGTACAGATCAGTGGGCAG TTTCAGAAAGTGCTCACGCTTCAAGGCCATGAGGACTGGGTCCGTGGTGTGGAATGGGCAGCAAAGG atGGGGAGTTACTTTTGGCCAGTTGCTCTCAGGACTGTCTGATCCGGGTGTGGAGGCTGGTGGTTAAATGCGACACACCCTCAGACGAGCCTGCTGAAGGAATCATCAGGATGAAGGAGGATGTGTTTGAGGTGAAGGGGAAAA TGTATGCAGTGAGTCTTGAGACCGTTTTAGCCGGCCATGAGAACTGGGTGTATGGGATCCACTGGCAGCCGTCATTCAGGAAAG GCGGCACAGTGGAACAGCCTCTGAGTCTGCTTTCTGCCTCTATGGACAAGACCATGATCCTCTGGGGGCCAGAGGAGGCGTCAGGTGTGTGGGTGGAGCAG GTGCGTGTCGGAGAAGTGGGAGGAAACACGCTAGGCTTCTTGGGCTGTCAGATGGGGCCCGATGGCTCCAAGATTCTGGCTCACGCCTTCCACGGAGCACTGCACCTCTGGCAGAGAGACCCAGACCAGCAG agtgaaTGGAGTCCCGCAGTGGTGGTGTCCGGCCACTTTAATGCAGTGCAGGACTTAAGCTGGGATCCAGAGGGAGAATTTCTCCTCAGCGTAGGCTCAGACCAGACTACCAGAGTCTTCGCTCCATGGAGAAGGAAAGACCGCTCACAG GTCACCTGGCATGAGATCTCCAGGCCTCAGATCCACGGCTATGACATGCAGTGCCTGGCCATGATCGGCCGATTCCAGTTCGTCTCTGGAGCGGATGAAAAAGTGCTGCGTGTGTTTAAGGCTCCACGTAACTTCGTAGAGAACTTTGCCAACATAGTGGGCACGTCTCTGGAGAAACTCTTGGCTTCACAC GATGCTGAAGATCTAGCAGAAGGAGCCAGCACACCAGCACTTGGTCTCTCTAATAAGGCCGTGTATCAAG gtgatcTTACGATTCGGAGCACTCCGGAGGAAAGGGAAGATTTCAACAACGTCTCTGACCAGTACAAGGAGTTTTACTTCCAGCCTCTCTGTCTAACAG aACCCCCTCCTGAGGATCACCTTCTCCAGAACACGTTGTGGCCTGAGGTCCAGAAGCT gtatGGTCATGGTTTTGAGATGTTCTGTCTGGCTTCAGACGCTGCACGAACAGTGGTCGCCTCAGCGTGTAAG GCATCTAAAGCAGAGCATGCTGCTATCCTGTTGTGGAGCGTCTCCACCTGGAAACAGCTACAAGCTCTCCCCTGCCACAGTCTGACTGTCACTCAGATGGCCTTCTCCCCAGACTCACGCCTGCTCCTCGCTGTGTCCCGAGATCGAACGTGGTCATTGTGGAGACGGGACGACTGCGGACCCGATGCGTCAG AACCCAGATTCtcgctctacacacacaccagtaaggACTCAGCAGTGCACACACGCATCATCTGGTCATGTGACTGGAgcctggacaataaatacttcGTGACAGCGAGTCGGGATAAGAAG GTGATCATGTGGGGTCACCGTGGCTCTGGAGATCCAGTTGGCATGAATGACAGTGCAGTTGTTCCCTGTTCATCTGTTCTGGATGTCGGAGATTCAGCCACTGCTGTGGCTATCTGCCCTTTCCTTCTCTCTGACCAAAG CTACCTCATAGCGGTGGGTCTGGAGAGCGGACAGATTGTTCTGTATAAATGGAGGCCAGTGGACGATCTGTCTTCAGGATCAGACTGGAGCAGGTGTGATGAAAGCGATGTCTC TCAAAGTCACACACTGGTGGTGAAGAGACTGCGCTGGAGGCCCCGAGTCTGTCAACAGGATCAGAGTGATGGCTTGGACAAAAACCAGCAACACACCTCAGTCCAGTTAGCCAGCGCTGGAGCGGACCACATCATCAAAATCTtcaacatcaacacactgaCTCTGTAG